The Juglans regia cultivar Chandler chromosome 1, Walnut 2.0, whole genome shotgun sequence nucleotide sequence GCAAAAATCAGGATGTAAATTACCACACTCTTTATTTAAGTTCATGCATATATGAGACCTTTCACAACTTGGGAGGTGATTGTAGAGTTCTAATTCTACCTTCCAGGTGACTAAGTTCAAATGTGGAGGATTTGTTCTTGGGCTGTGCATGAATCATTGTATGTTTGATGGTATTGGTGCCATGGAATTTGTAAACTCGTGGGGTGAAACAGCCAGAGGCTTGCCGTTATCTGTCCCTCCATTCCTAGACAGAAGCACACTTAAGGCCCGCAACCCGCCCAAGATAGAGTATCTGCACCAAGAGTTTGCAGAGTTAGAAGACAAGTCCTGCACCGCCGATATTCATAGCGAGGAAATGCTTTACAAGTCCTTCTGTTTCGACCCTGACAAACTAGACCAACTAAAGATGAAAGCCATGGAAAATGGGGTTCTTGACAGATGCACTACATTTGAAGCCCTCTCAGCGTTTGTGTGGAAAGCTAGAACTAAGGCACTGAAGTTTCTGCCAGATCAAGAGACAAAGCTCCTATTTGCTGTCGATGGAAGGCGCAAATTCAACCCACCACTACCAAAAGGATACTTTGGCAATGGATTCGTGTTGACAAATTCTATGTGCAGAGCAGGGGAACTTCTGGAGAATCCACTGTCATTTGCAGTGGGACAGGTTAAGGATGCGATCAAGATGATCACAGATGACTATATGAGATCCGCCATAGATTACTTTGAAGTGACAAGGGTTAGGCCATCTTTGGCATCCACGCTTTTGATCACCACCTGGTCTAGGCTATCTTTCCACACCACAGACTTCGGATGGGGAGAGCCTGTTCTGTCAGGGCCAGTGGCATTGCCGGAGAAGGAAGTGATTTTGTTCTTGTCTCATGGTAAGGAGAGGAAAAGCATAAATGTGCTTTTGGGTTTGCCAACTTCTGCCATGAAGATCTTCGAACAACTCTTGCAGATCTAGAGAAACGATAATGAGTGTCCAAGTCAAGTAATTGGTGGTTCAGTCATGTGTTATTTATGTATCTTTTTCGGCAAGTGAATTATGTTACAAACACTTTCATTTCTACCACCAAAggttctttctttattaaaaggTTGAAGTAGCGGTGACAATTTGTATTCATGAATTATGTTTGTGTTATGTTAAGTAATTGATATTCGACTCTATGAGTCCAACCTATTAAgttaaacttattaaatctaCAAATCCTAACAACACGATTGATTTAAATAATGGTGACATAACACAATCCGTTTGACTcacataataattaattagaaataaattaatacaacacAATCTATTTCAAACtgttttatgtaaatgagttgaactgATCCGCATATGAAATAACCCAtttattatgatgaaaataatttcacttaaaaattaaaatctatatttattaatggtCACAagatctataaataaataaaaatccctacgaacaaaaaatattaatattttttagattttagtctataataaaacaaatattataattccaacaataacaaatataaatataggtccaaaattacaatcttaaccataaaaacataagcatattgaCCGTTAAGTGGGTTGACCTATTATCAATCCGTTTTAACTCTAATctatttatatcaaactcaaatctgCTAGTTTTATGTTGTATTTGTATTAGATTCACATATGGTGTTAGACATTACACCCCTCGACTTCAATCAACCATAAAATGGTTTGATCATTTGTCCTAATGTCTGTCCAATCAGCAACATAAATCATATAGAATTATAGTTACGTCCGTAGcatgaataaattaaaaaacaatataataaaaactaaaaaaaacaaaaacaaaaacagcttGTTTCATGTGATGAGCGGCTCTAAGTAGGGCAGCAGATGAGTAAAATGGAGGATGGGCCATGTCCATCCAATCAGGCATGGGGCCGAACCTCTCCCTCATGGTAAATTAAAATTGGTTCATTTGATTGGGATCACCTGAATATTTTAGAATGTTTATGGGATGTTTAAGCCATTCACTGAAGGACCTTATCTTCTCACAAATTAAGAATGGAAAATTCCTCCGGATATTATCTGCTGGATAATCGTGGCACCGGAAAAGAACGGTACATTCCTGGGGttgttttcacaaaaataaaataaaaaatgatttatacacaacattttttacaaatgGGGCTGTTTGAGATGCCTTAGATTGCCCTTCATTATGTCATTACTTAATTTACAACCCGTTCATGTAACAAGGACACCTAATATACCAATAA carries:
- the LOC108984559 gene encoding omega-hydroxypalmitate O-feruloyl transferase-like, which gives rise to MENSNGNVLKLSVKQGEPTLVPPAEETEKGLYFLSNLDQNIAVIVRTIYYFRSDEKENDKAGEVIRNALKRVLVYYYPLAGRLTISSEGKLIVDCTGEGAVFVEAEANCTMKEIGDITKPHPETLGKLVYDIPGAKNILEIPPLVAQVTKFKCGGFVLGLCMNHCMFDGIGAMEFVNSWGETARGLPLSVPPFLDRSTLKARNPPKIEYLHQEFAELEDKSCTADIHSEEMLYKSFCFDPDKLDQLKMKAMENGVLDRCTTFEALSAFVWKARTKALKFLPDQETKLLFAVDGRRKFNPPLPKGYFGNGFVLTNSMCRAGELLENPLSFAVGQVKDAIKMITDDYMRSAIDYFEVTRVRPSLASTLLITTWSRLSFHTTDFGWGEPVLSGPVALPEKEVILFLSHGKERKSINVLLGLPTSAMKIFEQLLQI